A genomic stretch from Komagataeibacter xylinus includes:
- the alsS gene encoding acetolactate synthase AlsS: protein MTDKTQSAAPECGADMIVRNLVAHGTTHVFGIPGAKVDRLFDALVDSPIETVVTRHEQNAAFIAGGIGRLTGKAGVAIATSGPGASNFVTGLATANSEGDPVLAIGGAVKLADRLKLTHQSMDTVALFQPITKYSAEITSPAAVSESIANALRFAESGRPGAAFVSTPMDILSMPAEGKVLAGRELPRNGAAPAEAINEALGLIRKAQRPVILLGLLASRPDVSDAVRALVATTGVPVIGTYQAAGAVSQELSDRFGGRVGLFRNQPGDQLLHEADLVISIGYNPIEYDPWLWNVDNGRKIVHVDVVAAELDTHYDPAVELVGDIAASIRALAAQAGKLARAPQLEEILSQYHATRLAALSGARSTSNTAVHPLQIVRELEQFVTPDVTMCLDMGTFHIWLARYLLSFRARQMLISNGQQTMGVGLPWGIAASLVNPGQKVISISGDGGFMMSCMELETAVRLKCNLIHMVWVDQAYNMVEMQEKKKYGRGSGVDFGPIDFAMFARSCGAHGIAVHSADGVAGALREAMEIEGPVVISVPVDYSQNHLLMKPLATLGETSAAA from the coding sequence ATGACTGACAAGACCCAATCGGCCGCGCCTGAGTGCGGGGCGGACATGATCGTGCGCAACCTGGTGGCTCACGGCACGACCCACGTATTCGGTATTCCGGGTGCGAAGGTGGACCGCCTGTTCGACGCGCTGGTCGACAGTCCGATCGAGACGGTGGTGACCCGCCATGAGCAGAATGCCGCCTTCATTGCCGGGGGCATTGGCCGCCTGACCGGCAAGGCGGGCGTTGCCATTGCAACCTCGGGCCCCGGCGCCTCGAACTTCGTGACAGGCCTTGCCACCGCCAACTCAGAAGGCGACCCGGTGCTGGCCATTGGTGGTGCCGTGAAGCTGGCCGACCGCCTCAAGCTGACCCACCAGAGCATGGACACGGTGGCCCTGTTCCAGCCGATTACCAAATACAGCGCGGAAATCACCTCGCCTGCCGCCGTATCCGAATCCATCGCCAACGCGCTGCGCTTTGCCGAGAGCGGCCGCCCGGGTGCTGCCTTCGTCAGCACGCCGATGGACATCCTGTCCATGCCGGCGGAAGGCAAGGTGCTGGCCGGGCGCGAACTGCCCAGGAATGGCGCAGCCCCGGCCGAGGCCATCAATGAGGCGCTGGGCCTAATCCGCAAGGCGCAGCGTCCGGTCATTCTGCTCGGCCTGCTGGCCAGCCGCCCTGATGTGTCGGACGCGGTGCGCGCGCTGGTGGCGACCACGGGCGTGCCGGTCATTGGCACCTACCAGGCTGCCGGTGCGGTGTCGCAGGAACTGTCCGACCGCTTTGGCGGCCGCGTGGGCCTGTTCCGCAACCAGCCGGGCGACCAGCTGCTGCATGAGGCCGACCTCGTGATCTCGATCGGCTACAACCCGATCGAATATGATCCGTGGCTGTGGAATGTCGATAACGGCCGCAAGATCGTGCATGTCGATGTGGTCGCCGCCGAGCTCGACACGCATTACGACCCGGCGGTGGAACTGGTGGGCGACATCGCCGCCTCCATCCGCGCGCTGGCGGCACAGGCAGGCAAGCTTGCGCGTGCGCCGCAGCTTGAAGAGATCCTGAGCCAGTATCACGCCACCCGCCTTGCCGCCCTGTCGGGCGCGCGCAGCACGTCCAACACCGCCGTTCACCCGCTGCAGATCGTGCGCGAGCTTGAGCAGTTCGTGACCCCGGACGTGACGATGTGCCTCGACATGGGTACCTTCCACATCTGGCTGGCGCGTTACCTGCTGTCCTTCCGCGCGCGCCAGATGCTGATCAGCAACGGCCAGCAGACCATGGGCGTGGGCCTGCCGTGGGGTATTGCCGCAAGTCTGGTCAATCCGGGGCAGAAGGTCATCTCGATTTCGGGCGATGGCGGGTTCATGATGTCGTGCATGGAGCTGGAAACGGCGGTGCGCCTCAAGTGCAACCTCATCCACATGGTCTGGGTCGATCAGGCCTACAACATGGTTGAGATGCAGGAGAAGAAGAAGTACGGTCGCGGCTCGGGCGTGGATTTCGGGCCGATCGACTTCGCCATGTTCGCCCGTTCGTGCGGTGCGCACGGCATTGCCGTCCATTCCGCCGATGGCGTGGCGGGTGCGCTGCGCGAGGCCATGGAAATTGAAGGTCCGGTGGTGATTTCGGTGCCGGTGGATTATTCGCAGAACCATCTGCTCATGAAGCCGCTGGCCACACTGGGCGAGACCTCGGCCGCGGCGTAA
- the moaB gene encoding molybdenum cofactor biosynthesis protein B, producing MSRLDMKKPFLPVRIAVLTVSDTRTPQTDRSGDILAARITTAGHEVAARAIVPDDAGQLAATLSGWIADPQVDVVISTGGTGVTGRDVTPEAFDRVIEKRIEGFGELFRMLSYQKIGTSTIQSRALAGVAGGTYLFALPGSTGAVKDGWDDILVWQLDSRHVPCNFVELMPRLREHLPPGHDD from the coding sequence ATGTCACGCCTTGATATGAAAAAACCGTTTCTGCCCGTTCGCATCGCCGTGCTCACGGTATCCGATACCCGCACGCCCCAGACGGACAGGTCGGGCGATATACTGGCAGCCCGCATCACCACGGCGGGCCATGAAGTGGCTGCCCGCGCCATCGTGCCCGATGATGCGGGGCAGCTTGCGGCCACGCTGTCGGGCTGGATTGCCGACCCGCAGGTCGATGTGGTCATTTCCACCGGGGGCACGGGTGTGACCGGCCGTGATGTCACACCGGAAGCCTTTGACCGGGTGATCGAGAAGCGCATCGAAGGGTTTGGCGAACTGTTCCGCATGCTGTCGTACCAGAAGATCGGTACCTCCACCATCCAGTCCCGTGCGCTGGCAGGTGTGGCAGGAGGCACTTACCTGTTCGCCCTGCCCGGATCGACCGGCGCGGTGAAGGACGGGTGGGATGACATTCTGGTCTGGCAACTTGATAGCCGTCATGTGCCCTGCAATTTTGTTGAGCTCATGCCCCGCCTGCGCGAGCACCTGCCGCCCGGACATGATGACTGA
- a CDS encoding NUDIX domain-containing protein, with the protein MTGQTGPRVGCGAAIIDEEGRILLLRRLRQPQAGYWGLPGGKVDANETTCQAMAREIEEEVGLIVKAPEFLCLVEELDTAAGHFWVSPVYLVTSWQGEPRLMEPDKHEGPRWFALDALPENLTTPTRHAVEGLTLQATLNCKK; encoded by the coding sequence ATGACCGGACAGACCGGCCCGCGCGTGGGCTGTGGCGCGGCCATTATTGATGAGGAAGGGCGAATTCTGCTGCTCAGACGCCTGCGCCAGCCGCAGGCAGGCTACTGGGGCCTGCCCGGTGGCAAGGTGGACGCGAACGAGACGACCTGCCAGGCGATGGCGCGGGAAATTGAAGAGGAAGTAGGGCTGATCGTAAAAGCCCCTGAATTCTTATGCCTGGTGGAGGAACTCGACACCGCGGCGGGGCATTTCTGGGTTTCCCCGGTTTATCTGGTCACGTCATGGCAGGGCGAGCCACGGCTGATGGAGCCGGACAAGCATGAGGGCCCGCGCTGGTTTGCGCTCGATGCCCTGCCGGAGAACCTGACAACCCCCACCCGCCATGCGGTGGAGGGACTGACACTTCAGGCAACCCTGAATTGTAAAAAATGA
- the folE gene encoding GTP cyclohydrolase I FolE, producing the protein MTPIDSRPTRTEAEEAVRTLLRWAGEDPDREGLRDTPARVIKSYGEFFAGYAEDPVDMLRRTFSEVDDYDEMVLLRDIRVESHCEHHMVPIIGVAHVAYLPRKRVVGISKLARVVDAYARRFQIQERLTAQIANTINEELQPYGVGVVIEAAHQCMTTRGVHRPGVSMVTSRMLGTFRTNSDTRREFLSILNRPAMSSAGI; encoded by the coding sequence ATGACCCCCATCGATTCCCGCCCCACCCGCACGGAAGCAGAAGAGGCCGTACGCACCCTGCTGCGCTGGGCGGGCGAAGACCCCGACCGCGAAGGCCTGCGCGACACGCCTGCCCGCGTCATCAAATCCTATGGCGAATTCTTCGCAGGCTATGCCGAAGACCCGGTGGACATGCTGCGCCGCACCTTCTCCGAGGTCGATGATTATGACGAGATGGTGCTGCTGCGCGATATCCGCGTGGAGAGCCATTGCGAGCACCATATGGTGCCCATCATTGGCGTGGCGCATGTGGCCTACCTGCCGCGCAAGCGGGTGGTGGGCATTTCCAAGCTGGCCCGCGTGGTCGACGCCTATGCCCGGCGCTTCCAGATCCAGGAACGCCTGACCGCGCAGATTGCCAACACCATCAACGAGGAACTCCAGCCCTATGGCGTGGGCGTGGTGATCGAGGCGGCGCACCAGTGCATGACCACGCGCGGCGTGCACCGCCCCGGCGTGTCGATGGTGACCAGCCGCATGCTCGGCACGTTCCGCACCAACTCCGACACACGGCGGGAATTCCTGTCCATTCTCAACCGCCCGGCCATGAGCAGCGCGGGGATCTGA
- the budA gene encoding acetolactate decarboxylase translates to MQETQVLKLKCYSVGDIDTRSSAADATGVRPRMNRLYQTSTMAALLDAVYDGETTLDELLLHGNFGLGTFNALDGEMIVNDSVIHQFRADGQAGRVPGDLKTPFACVTFFNPEKEYMIDTAQDKEGFEAIVDRLVNNPNLFAAVRFTGLFERVETRTVFCQCHPYPPMLEVVSRQPTMQLGAAAGTMLGFRTPGYMQGVNVAGYHLHFLTEDGRRGGHLTDYAVLKGKLEVGIISDVEIQLPRTEQFAKANLSPENIHEAIRVAEGG, encoded by the coding sequence TTGCAGGAGACCCAGGTCTTGAAGCTGAAATGCTACTCGGTAGGCGATATCGATACCCGCTCCAGCGCCGCTGACGCGACGGGCGTGCGTCCGCGCATGAACCGCCTGTACCAGACCTCCACCATGGCCGCACTGCTCGATGCCGTCTATGATGGGGAAACCACGCTTGATGAACTGCTGCTGCACGGCAATTTCGGCCTGGGCACGTTCAACGCGCTCGATGGCGAGATGATCGTCAATGACAGCGTCATCCACCAGTTCCGCGCCGATGGGCAGGCCGGTCGCGTGCCGGGCGATCTCAAGACCCCGTTCGCCTGCGTCACCTTCTTCAACCCGGAGAAGGAGTACATGATCGACACCGCGCAGGACAAGGAAGGCTTCGAGGCGATTGTCGACCGTCTGGTCAACAACCCCAACCTGTTTGCCGCCGTGCGCTTCACCGGCCTGTTCGAGCGTGTCGAGACCCGCACCGTGTTCTGCCAGTGCCATCCGTACCCGCCCATGCTCGAGGTGGTCAGCCGCCAGCCGACCATGCAGCTCGGTGCCGCCGCGGGCACCATGCTCGGCTTCCGCACGCCGGGCTACATGCAGGGCGTGAACGTGGCGGGCTATCACCTGCACTTCCTGACCGAAGACGGACGCCGTGGCGGCCATCTGACCGATTATGCCGTGCTCAAGGGCAAGCTCGAGGTTGGCATCATCTCCGATGTTGAGATCCAGTTGCCCCGCACCGAGCAGTTCGCGAAGGCCAACCTGTCACCCGAGAACATTCACGAGGCCATTCGCGTGGCCGAGGGCGGTTGA
- a CDS encoding alpha-keto acid decarboxylase family protein gives MTYTVGHYLGERLAQIGLKDHFAVAGDYNLVLLDQLLEIEGLRQVYCCNELNCGFSAEGYARANGAGAAVVTFSVGALSALNAIGGAYAENLPVILISGAPNSNDHGSGHILHHTTGTPDYGYQLEIAKRLTCAAVSITAAEHAPVQIDHAIRTALREKKPAYIEIACNVASQPCSRPGPVSAILADVPSDPATLKVAVDALARFLDARKKPIILVGSRLRAAGCEEAAIRLADALGCAVVSMAAAKSFFPEDHPAYAGTYWGDVSSPGAQQIFDWADGVLCLTPVFNDYSTVGWTAWPRGDNVALMEARHIEAAGTTYDGVHLRDVIDALIARIKGQPKKDATLVEYNRIKAPVAPVAPAAPDAPLVRAEMARQIQALLTSNTSVIAETGDSWFNAMQMKLPRGARVELEMQWGHIGWSVPATFGYAVAEPERRIIAMIGDGSFQLTAQEVAQMVRLKLPVIIFLVNNRGYTIEVQIHDGPYNNVKNWDYAGLMKVFNAEDGHGLGFRATTGAEMEKAIAAALANREGPTLIECQIDRDDCTSDLISWGRRVASANARPPAAR, from the coding sequence ATGACATATACAGTTGGCCATTACCTTGGTGAACGCCTGGCGCAGATCGGGCTCAAGGACCATTTTGCGGTGGCGGGTGACTACAACCTCGTCCTGCTCGACCAGCTTCTTGAAATCGAGGGCCTGCGCCAGGTCTATTGCTGTAATGAACTGAACTGCGGCTTCAGCGCCGAGGGCTATGCCCGTGCCAATGGGGCGGGCGCTGCGGTGGTCACCTTCAGCGTGGGCGCGCTGTCTGCGCTCAACGCCATTGGCGGCGCCTATGCCGAGAACCTGCCGGTCATCCTGATTTCGGGTGCGCCCAATTCAAACGACCACGGCAGCGGGCACATCCTGCACCACACCACCGGCACGCCGGATTATGGCTACCAGCTTGAAATTGCCAAACGCCTGACCTGTGCCGCCGTGTCCATCACCGCGGCCGAGCACGCGCCGGTGCAGATCGACCACGCCATCCGCACGGCGCTGCGCGAGAAGAAGCCCGCCTATATCGAGATCGCGTGCAACGTTGCCTCCCAGCCCTGTTCGCGCCCCGGCCCGGTCAGCGCCATCCTGGCCGATGTGCCCTCCGACCCGGCCACGCTGAAGGTGGCGGTTGATGCGCTGGCCCGTTTCCTTGATGCGCGCAAGAAGCCCATCATTCTCGTCGGCAGCCGCCTGCGGGCCGCGGGCTGCGAGGAGGCGGCGATCCGCCTGGCTGATGCGCTGGGCTGCGCCGTGGTGAGCATGGCGGCGGCCAAGAGCTTCTTCCCCGAGGATCATCCGGCCTATGCCGGTACTTACTGGGGTGATGTGAGCAGCCCCGGCGCGCAGCAGATCTTTGACTGGGCGGATGGCGTGCTGTGCCTGACCCCGGTGTTCAATGATTACTCCACCGTTGGCTGGACCGCGTGGCCCAGGGGCGACAACGTGGCGCTGATGGAGGCGCGGCATATCGAGGCGGCGGGCACCACCTATGATGGCGTGCACCTGCGCGACGTGATCGATGCGCTGATTGCCCGCATCAAGGGGCAGCCCAAAAAGGATGCAACGCTGGTTGAATACAACCGCATCAAGGCCCCTGTAGCGCCGGTGGCGCCTGCAGCCCCCGATGCCCCGCTGGTCCGCGCCGAGATGGCGCGCCAGATCCAGGCGCTGCTGACATCCAACACCTCGGTCATCGCCGAGACGGGCGATTCGTGGTTCAACGCCATGCAGATGAAGCTGCCGCGTGGCGCGCGCGTGGAACTGGAAATGCAGTGGGGCCATATAGGCTGGTCCGTGCCCGCCACCTTCGGTTACGCCGTGGCCGAGCCGGAGCGGCGGATCATTGCCATGATCGGCGATGGCTCCTTTCAACTGACCGCGCAGGAAGTGGCGCAGATGGTGCGGCTCAAGCTGCCGGTCATCATCTTCCTGGTCAATAACCGGGGCTACACCATCGAAGTCCAGATTCATGACGGTCCGTACAACAACGTCAAGAACTGGGATTATGCCGGTCTGATGAAGGTGTTCAACGCCGAGGACGGTCACGGCCTGGGCTTCCGCGCCACCACGGGTGCGGAGATGGAAAAGGCCATTGCCGCAGCCCTGGCCAACAGGGAAGGCCCGACCCTGATCGAATGCCAGATCGACCGTGATGATTGTACGAGCGACCTGATCTCGTGGGGGCGGCGTGTTGCTTCCGCCAACGCCCGGCCGCCTGCCGCGCGCTGA
- a CDS encoding phosphotransferase enzyme family protein produces MTDPASLYRLAHAALAQYPLRDAQPSLLSISENVVFRIDTPSGPRHVLRLHRPGYHTAAEIGSELAWLDALHATGLDVPQPRPGLDGGCIRTLCGPDGMPRHAVLFDWMEGTEPTTDIDPAAFARLGYVTARLHAHSRHWQRPPGFTRKIWTPATMTGPDALWGRWPDAPGMTDTARDLIAGCLRTVADQLADYGTSPARFGLIHADLRLANLLVSGTQTRLIDFDDCGISWFMHDLAAALSFYEDHPQAPRWVDHWLAGYGATGDLTQADLDILPALVIQRRIQLLAWTGTHAQTRQVQSLGQDWSERTVALCHAWKKGQFLRHIG; encoded by the coding sequence ATGACCGATCCCGCCTCCCTTTACCGGCTGGCCCACGCAGCGCTGGCCCAGTACCCGCTGCGTGATGCGCAGCCCAGCCTGCTTTCCATTTCAGAAAACGTCGTCTTTCGCATCGATACGCCATCCGGCCCGCGCCATGTGCTGCGCCTGCACCGGCCCGGCTATCATACCGCCGCCGAGATTGGCAGCGAACTGGCATGGCTCGATGCCCTGCATGCCACAGGTCTGGACGTGCCCCAGCCCCGGCCCGGCCTTGATGGCGGGTGCATCCGCACCCTTTGCGGCCCCGATGGCATGCCTCGCCATGCCGTGCTGTTTGACTGGATGGAGGGCACCGAGCCCACCACCGATATCGACCCCGCCGCCTTCGCCCGGCTGGGCTACGTGACAGCCCGCCTGCATGCCCACAGCCGCCACTGGCAGCGCCCGCCCGGCTTCACCCGCAAAATCTGGACCCCTGCCACCATGACCGGCCCCGATGCCCTGTGGGGCCGGTGGCCTGACGCGCCGGGCATGACCGATACGGCCCGCGACCTGATTGCAGGCTGCCTGCGTACGGTTGCAGACCAACTGGCTGATTATGGCACCAGCCCTGCACGATTCGGCCTGATTCATGCCGACCTGCGGCTGGCCAACCTGCTAGTCAGCGGTACGCAGACCCGCCTGATCGATTTTGATGACTGCGGCATCAGTTGGTTCATGCACGATCTGGCAGCAGCGCTGAGTTTTTACGAAGACCATCCGCAGGCCCCGCGCTGGGTTGACCACTGGTTGGCGGGCTACGGCGCCACGGGCGACCTGACGCAGGCTGACCTTGATATCCTGCCAGCCCTCGTCATCCAACGCCGCATCCAGCTTCTGGCGTGGACCGGCACCCATGCCCAGACCAGACAGGTGCAGAGCCTGGGCCAGGACTGGTCGGAGCGCACAGTCGCCCTGTGCCATGCCTGGAAGAAGGGGCAGTTCCTGCGCCATATCGGCTGA
- a CDS encoding carbohydrate porin codes for MKYAIDMRMTRRFIRSFALFPLFLLAFFTCGEGGAWAQAIPGEGQGVVGAQPSLNINSRRNVTVQDPGLFYSAPYGNQHFFGDWAGLQPYLQKHGVHIEADVHEELAGNFRGGAKQGVTDAGQVGVEIDIDWHKLAGAPKNFWTHTMIVNGHGRNASTDYIHDSLAGVQQIYGARGNVVAHLVYMYAEQSLFHNRLDISAGWIPVGSFFAASPLFCDFMNVSICGNPAPGKYVPGGRDWPSGNLGVVMRVMPTVDTYIMASMFAVSPHSYNGGISGWAWAQSGLGKFSTPVEFGWLPEFGKHHLAGHYKAGYGYDNSQYNDLYSDINGNSAVLTGQPFRKQSGVSTAWFQADQMFIRNGKGPTNGLIALSGFMYTSGKVSAMKYHAWAGMVETGAAWGRPLDTVGAMFHYFEMSRASVMQQESSALAGTPYLNNQWGPAWGIQTHEDVYEVFYNIHTARGMSFQPDFQYINRPGGTTTYHDAAVMGLQFNCIL; via the coding sequence ATGAAATATGCTATCGATATGCGAATGACCCGAAGATTTATCCGCTCTTTTGCGCTTTTCCCCCTGTTTCTTCTTGCCTTTTTCACCTGCGGTGAAGGTGGTGCGTGGGCACAGGCCATTCCGGGAGAAGGCCAGGGCGTTGTCGGCGCACAGCCCAGCCTCAACATCAACTCCCGCCGTAATGTTACGGTGCAGGATCCGGGGCTGTTTTACAGCGCGCCCTACGGCAACCAGCACTTTTTTGGCGACTGGGCGGGGCTTCAGCCCTACCTGCAGAAGCACGGCGTGCATATCGAGGCCGACGTGCATGAGGAACTGGCAGGCAACTTCCGTGGTGGCGCCAAGCAGGGCGTGACCGATGCAGGCCAGGTCGGCGTGGAAATCGATATCGACTGGCACAAGCTGGCAGGCGCGCCCAAGAATTTCTGGACCCATACCATGATCGTGAACGGTCATGGCCGGAATGCCAGCACGGACTACATCCACGATTCGCTTGCCGGCGTGCAGCAGATCTACGGTGCGCGTGGTAACGTGGTCGCCCACCTTGTGTACATGTATGCCGAACAGTCACTGTTCCATAACCGGCTCGACATCAGCGCGGGCTGGATTCCGGTGGGCAGCTTCTTTGCCGCATCCCCCCTGTTCTGTGACTTCATGAACGTGTCGATCTGCGGCAATCCCGCGCCGGGCAAATACGTGCCGGGCGGGCGTGACTGGCCTTCGGGCAACCTTGGCGTGGTGATGCGCGTCATGCCCACGGTCGATACCTACATCATGGCCTCGATGTTTGCCGTCTCCCCGCATTCCTATAACGGTGGCATCTCGGGCTGGGCCTGGGCGCAGAGCGGGCTGGGCAAGTTCTCCACCCCGGTGGAATTCGGCTGGCTGCCCGAATTCGGCAAACACCACCTCGCCGGTCACTACAAGGCGGGGTATGGCTATGACAACTCGCAGTACAACGACCTGTATTCCGACATCAACGGCAACTCCGCCGTGCTGACGGGCCAGCCCTTCCGCAAGCAGTCCGGTGTCAGCACTGCGTGGTTCCAGGCCGACCAGATGTTCATCCGCAACGGCAAGGGCCCGACCAACGGCCTGATCGCGCTTTCAGGCTTCATGTATACATCGGGCAAGGTCTCGGCGATGAAATACCACGCCTGGGCCGGCATGGTGGAAACCGGCGCCGCATGGGGCCGCCCGCTCGATACGGTGGGTGCGATGTTCCATTATTTCGAGATGAGCCGCGCCTCGGTGATGCAGCAGGAATCCTCGGCGCTGGCAGGCACGCCCTACCTGAACAACCAGTGGGGTCCGGCCTGGGGCATCCAGACGCATGAGGATGTGTACGAAGTCTTCTACAACATCCACACCGCGCGCGGCATGAGCTTCCAGCCCGATTTCCAGTATATCAACCGCCCCGGCGGCACTACCACCTATCATGATGCGGCGGTGATGGGCCTGCAGTTCAACTGCATTCTCTAA
- the dld gene encoding D-lactate dehydrogenase gives MLKAAQDMASTTGAQLVTELQQIVGNHHVLTEDGATLPYRRGFRFGEGRALAVVMPGSLVEQWRVLQACVKAGVIVIMQAANTGLTGGSTPDGNTYDRDIVIVHSMRMRTIHLIGGGRQVVCLPGATLDQLETMLRPIGREPHSVIGSSCIGASVFGGVSNNSGGALVRRGPAYTDMALFAQVSPQGELQLVNHLGIELGADPEEILKHAEEGNFPDASINWQAGRGHDDGYATHVRDVNADTPARFNADLQRLHEGSGCAGKLGLFAVRLDTFEAEKDPVVFYMGTNQTDVLEDVRRHILSEFKELPIAGEYLHRDAFNIAEKYGKDTFVIIRMIGTSRLPAMFAMKNAFDRIADRIGFLPKHFSDRFMQFMSNFFPQHLPARMRDYRDRFEHHLMLKVSASGAQEARDFLKSHFATHEGEFFECTPDEGAKAFLHRFAAAGAAVRYRNVHTDTTENIVALDVALRRNDREWFEVLPKDIEDEIIVKLYYGHFLCHVMHQDYVVRKGYDCIALEHRMLPGLDRRGARYPAEHNFGHLYQAPEDVLAHYRQLDPCNCFNPGIGQATKRRNWVAESVG, from the coding sequence ATGCTGAAAGCGGCACAGGACATGGCATCCACAACGGGCGCGCAACTGGTTACGGAACTCCAGCAGATCGTGGGCAACCACCATGTGCTGACCGAGGATGGCGCAACCCTTCCTTACCGGCGGGGGTTCCGTTTTGGTGAGGGGCGTGCCCTTGCGGTCGTCATGCCCGGCTCGCTGGTGGAGCAGTGGCGTGTGTTGCAGGCCTGCGTGAAAGCAGGCGTGATCGTGATCATGCAGGCCGCCAATACCGGGCTGACTGGCGGCTCCACGCCTGATGGCAATACCTATGACCGTGATATCGTGATCGTGCACAGCATGCGCATGCGCACGATTCACCTCATCGGCGGCGGCAGGCAGGTGGTGTGCCTGCCGGGCGCCACGCTCGACCAGCTCGAGACCATGCTCAGGCCCATCGGGCGCGAGCCGCATTCGGTCATTGGCTCATCGTGCATCGGGGCGTCGGTCTTTGGCGGGGTCAGCAACAATTCCGGTGGCGCGCTGGTGCGCCGCGGGCCAGCCTATACCGACATGGCGCTGTTTGCCCAGGTCTCGCCGCAGGGCGAACTGCAGCTTGTCAACCATCTTGGCATCGAGCTTGGCGCCGACCCCGAGGAGATTCTCAAGCACGCGGAGGAAGGCAACTTCCCTGATGCCAGCATCAACTGGCAGGCCGGGCGCGGGCATGATGATGGCTACGCCACCCATGTGCGCGACGTGAACGCCGATACGCCCGCGCGCTTCAATGCCGACCTGCAGCGCCTGCACGAAGGGTCAGGCTGTGCTGGCAAGCTTGGCCTGTTCGCCGTGCGTCTTGACACGTTCGAGGCGGAAAAGGACCCGGTCGTTTTCTACATGGGCACCAACCAGACCGATGTGCTCGAAGATGTGCGCCGTCATATCCTGTCGGAATTCAAGGAACTGCCGATCGCAGGCGAGTACCTGCACCGTGATGCGTTCAACATTGCCGAGAAATACGGCAAGGACACCTTCGTCATCATCCGCATGATCGGCACCAGCCGCCTGCCCGCCATGTTCGCCATGAAAAATGCGTTTGACCGCATCGCGGACAGGATCGGCTTCCTGCCCAAGCATTTCAGCGACCGGTTCATGCAGTTCATGAGCAACTTTTTCCCCCAGCACCTGCCCGCGCGCATGCGTGATTACCGCGACCGCTTCGAGCATCACCTCATGCTCAAGGTCAGCGCCTCGGGCGCGCAGGAGGCGCGTGACTTCCTCAAAAGCCATTTCGCCACGCATGAAGGCGAATTCTTTGAATGCACGCCCGATGAAGGGGCCAAGGCCTTCCTGCACCGCTTTGCCGCTGCGGGTGCCGCCGTGCGGTACCGCAATGTCCATACCGACACGACCGAGAACATCGTAGCGCTCGACGTGGCGCTGCGCCGCAACGACCGCGAGTGGTTCGAGGTGCTACCCAAGGACATCGAGGACGAGATCATCGTCAAGCTGTACTACGGCCATTTCCTGTGCCACGTGATGCATCAGGATTACGTGGTGCGTAAGGGTTATGACTGCATTGCGCTCGAGCACCGCATGCTGCCTGGCCTGGACAGGCGCGGCGCGCGCTACCCGGCGGAGCATAATTTCGGTCATCTCTATCAGGCACCTGAGGACGTGCTGGCCCATTACCGCCAGCTTGACCCGTGCAACTGTTTCAATCCCGGCATTGGTCAGGCGACCAAGCGCCGGAACTGGGTTGCCGAAAGCGTGGGGTAA
- a CDS encoding DJ-1/PfpI family protein encodes MTGTKKLLLLAGDYVEDYEIMVPFQALTMLGYTVDTVCPGKKKGDYVLTAIHDFEGAQTYSEKPGHRFVLNAGFDAISHADYAGLILPGGRAPEYLRLDAQVIELVRAFADRPLAAICHAAQLLAAARIISGRRVSAYPACRPDVELAGGVYADIAIDAAVTDGMLVTAPAWPAHPAWLAQFIAVLGAKVTLA; translated from the coding sequence ATGACAGGCACAAAAAAGCTGCTGTTGCTGGCGGGTGACTATGTCGAGGATTACGAGATCATGGTGCCCTTTCAGGCCCTGACCATGCTCGGCTACACGGTTGATACGGTCTGCCCCGGCAAAAAAAAGGGCGACTACGTGCTGACCGCCATCCATGATTTTGAGGGGGCGCAGACCTATAGCGAGAAGCCGGGCCACCGCTTCGTGCTCAATGCCGGTTTTGATGCGATCAGCCACGCTGATTACGCGGGCCTGATCCTGCCCGGTGGCCGCGCGCCGGAATATCTGCGACTCGATGCACAGGTGATCGAACTCGTCCGCGCCTTTGCCGATCGCCCTCTGGCCGCGATCTGCCATGCCGCCCAGCTTCTGGCGGCTGCCCGCATCATTTCAGGCCGCAGGGTTTCCGCCTATCCCGCCTGCCGCCCCGATGTGGAACTGGCGGGTGGCGTTTATGCCGATATTGCCATTGATGCCGCCGTGACCGATGGCATGCTGGTTACGGCGCCTGCATGGCCCGCGCACCCGGCCTGGCTGGCGCAGTTCATTGCCGTGTTGGGGGCGAAGGTCACACTCGCTTAA